The following are encoded in a window of Penicillium oxalicum strain HP7-1 chromosome II, whole genome shotgun sequence genomic DNA:
- a CDS encoding Carboxypeptidase S1, with protein MWHAKWLLPVLALKAWAAPAGTAKDQVSSVFKNGVNYTVFEHAATGAKMEFVKNSGICETTPGVNQYSGYLSVGNNMNMWFWFFEARNNPQSAPLATWFNGGPGCSSMIGLFQENGPCHFVDGASEPSLNPYSWNTYANMLYIDQPIGVGFSYGTDDVTSTVTAAPYVWKLLQAFYAQFPQYESRDFAIFTESYGGHYGPEFAAYIEQQNAAIKAGSVSGENINLVALGVNNGWIDPAIQEKAYIDYAYSNSYRQLISSSDRSSYLSAYNNQCLPAIQKCAKTGSNSDCVNASNVCYSTVEGPISNSGDFDVYDIREPSNDPNPPSTYSSYLARSSVVKAIGAKSTYQECPNGAYNKFASTGDNPRSFLSTLSSVVQSGVNVIVWAGDTDWICNWVGNYGAANAISYSGHAEFSSKSLAPYTVNGVEKGQYKTVNNLSFLRVYEAGHEVPYYQPETALQVFKQILQKKPISST; from the exons ATGTGGCATGCAAAGTGGCTTCTGCCCGTGCTCGCGCTGAAGGCGTGGGCGGCTCCTGCAGGTACAGCCAAGGACCAGGTTTCATCTGTGTTCAAGAACGGAGTGAACTATACGGTCTTCGAGCACGCCGCTACCGGAGCCAAGATGGAATTTGTGAAGAATTCCGGAATCTGCGAGACCACCCCTGGCGTAAACCAGTACTCCGGCTACCTTTCCGTGGGAAATAATATGAACATGTGGTTCTG GTTTTTTGAGGCACGGAACAACCCTCAGTCAGCGCCTTTGGCCACCTGGTTCAATGGTGGCCCCGGCTGCTCCTCTATGATCGGTCTGTTCCAGGAAAATGGCCCCTGTCACTTCGTGGACGGGGCTAGTGAGCCCTCCTTGAACCCGTACAGTTGGAACACCTACGCCAATATGCTGTACATTGATCAGCCGATTGGCGTTGGTTTCTCCTACGGGACCGACGACGTCACTAGCACGGTCACTGCTGCGCCGTATGTCTGGAAGTTGCTGCAGGCATTCTACGCTCAGTTCCCGCAATACGAGAGTCGTGACTTTGCTATTTTCACTGAG TCTTACGGAGGGCATTACGGACCGGAATTCGCTGCGTACATTGAGCAGCAAAATGCTGCCATCAAAGCTGGATCCGTCTCAGGCGAAAACATCAATCTCGTTGCCCTCGGTGTCAACAACGGATGGATTGACCCGGCCATTCAGGAAAAAGCCTACATTGATTATGCTTACAGCAACTCATACCGACAGCTGATCAGTTCGAGTGATCGATCCAGCTACCTTAGCGCGTACAATAATCAGTGCTTGCCCGCTATCCAGAAATGCGCAAAGACGGGATCCAACTCCGATTGTGTGAATGCAAGCAATGTTTGCTACAGCACCGTTGAGGGCCCAATCAGCAACTCGGGCGACTTTGATGTGTATGATATTCGGGAGCCATCCAACGATCCCAACCCGCCATCTACATACTCAAGCTATCTCGCAAGATCCTCGGTTGTCAAAGCCATCGGTGCCAAGTCAACTTACCAAGAATGTCCCAACGGTGCCTACAATAAGTTTGCATCAACTGGTGATA ACCCTCGGTCCTTCCTCTCGACCCTTTCTAGTGTGGTTCAATCTGGAGTCAACGTGATCGTCTGGGCCGGAGACACCGACTGGATCTGCAACTGGGTTGGCAATTACGGAGCTGCGAACGCGATCTCCTATTCGGGCCATGCAGAGTTCAGCAGCAAGTCATTGGCACCCTACACCGTCAACGGCGTTGAGAAGGGTCAGTACAAGACTGTCAATAACTTGTCGTTCTTGCGGGTCTATGAAGCCGGACACGAAGTTCCCTATTACC AACCGGAGACTGCTTTGCAGGTATTCAAGCAGATCTTGCAGAAGAAGCCAATTTCTTCGACCTAA
- a CDS encoding Endo-chitosanase B translates to MHTPVFLFLALAGLSPAYELPSHLKELYQTHKSAKCNKVLQGKFSDGASGKSDVAYCGDIPGAIFLHSSSNGGTYADMDIDCDGANNSAGACSNDPSGQGQTAFKDDVKEFGISDLNANVHPYVVFGNEDGNPKFDPKKYGMEPLSVMAVVCNGQLHYGIWGDTNGGHVTGESSLSMAKLCFPGEKLDGDSGHSKKDVMYIGFTSKDAVPGKKADWHAKDGHTFEKSIKSIGDSLVAKLGKSTGSSQSDDVRREQAHHHPSHTPTTLTTKASSRRPHSHTPTTTPKTPVTRTSSHRIHTHSTSVVQSSSHRPHTPHTPHTPHTPHTPHTPHTPHTPHTPHTPHTPHTPHTPHTPHTPHTPHTPHTPHTPHTPHTPVPITSSNVVSSARATPY, encoded by the exons ATGCATACCCCGGTGTTTTTATTTCTGGCGCTTGCTGGGCTATCTCCGGCATACGAACTGCCATCGCATCTGAAAGAACTATACCAAACCCACAAG AGCGCGAAGTGCAACAAAGTTCTCCAGGGAAAATTCAGTGATGGTGCCTCTGGTAAAAGCGATGTGGCCTACTGTGGAGATATTCCGGGCGCAATCTTCCTGCACTCCAGCTCGAACGGTGGCACATACGCTGATATGGACATCGACTGTGATGGAGCGAACAATAGCGCTGGCGCATGCTCCAACGATCCCAGCGGACAAGGACAGACAGCGTTCAAGGACGATGTCAAGGAGTTTGGCATTTCTGACTTGAACGCGAATGTTCACCCCTACGTGGTCTTTGGAAATGAGGACGGAAATCCTAAATTTGACCCAAAGAAGTACGGCATGGAGCCGCTCAGTGTGATGGCTGTTGTCTGTAACGGCCAACTG CACTACGGCATCTGGGGAGATACCAATGGGGGCCACGTAACGGGAGAATCGTCTCTGTCCATGGCAAAGCTCTGCTTCCCAGGCGAAAAGCTAGATGGTGATAGCGGTCACTCGAAGAAAGATGTCATGTACATCGGATTCACCAGCAAAGATGCCGTTCCCGGGAAAAAGGCGGATTGGCATGCCAAAGACGGACACACTTTCGAGAAGAGCATCAAATCCATCGGGGACAGCCTGGTTGCCAAGCTCGGCAAGTCCACCGGAAGCTCTCAATCGGATGATGTGAGGAGGGAACAAGCCCACCATCATCCAAGCCACACACCAACGACCTTGACGACCAAGGCATCGAGCCGTCGCCCTCACAGTCACACTCCCACGACAACTCCCAAGACGCCCGTCACTCGCACCTCGAGCCACCGCATTCACACCCACTCTACATCCGTTGTTCAGTCATCGAGTCATCgacctcacacacctcacacacctcacacacctcacacacctcacacacctcacacacctcacacacctcacacacctcacacacctcacacacctcacacacctcacacacctcacacacctcacacacctcacacacctcacacacctcacacacctcacacacctcacacacctcacacacctcacaccCCCGTGCCCATCACCTCGAGCAATGTCGTTTCATCTGCGAGAGCTACTCCCTATTAA
- a CDS encoding putative glucose transporter HXT5: MGHESSAYHGEGITPAGNSSAFSSAGVSMSDNSTPGKPLRPVTGVDTPIPRLTARSLVMALFVSMGGLLFGYDTGQISGFQEMDNYLQRYGELKANGKYEFSDTRSGLIVGLLSIGTLIGALCAAPVADFLGRKWSITIWCIVLNIGLIVQISSPSGHWWQMVVGRWVTGLGVGGCSLLVPMYQGESAPRHIRGAMICCYQLFVTLGIFLAYCINLGTHTMDGTAQWRITLGLTFLFALILGGGMVFFPESPRYDFRHGKVERAQSTLAKLYGVPENHVRILEELEEIREQFEKESEDQAWHEFITAPRMFYRIALGMALQSLQQLTGANYFFYYGTTIFQGAGISDSFITQVILGAVNFGTTFGGLYVVENFGRRKSLMVGAAWMFVMFMIFASLGHFALDVNNPENTPGVGKGMIVVTCLFIAAYAMTWGPMVWAIVAELFPSKYRAKGMALATASNWAWNFLISFFTPFITSSIDFAYGYVFAGCLLAGIFVIYFFVIEGKGRTLEELDYMYVHKVAPWKSSNYELPHQNSEWQPEEAPHGRKEQEMYHAENA, translated from the exons ATGGGTCACGAGTCAAGTGCGTATCATGGGGAGGGTATCACCCCGGCGGGGAACTCCAGTGCCTTCTCTAGTGCGGGCGTCTCGATGTCAGATAACTCGACACCGGGGAAGCCTCTCCGTCCCGTGACCGGTGTAGACACGCCTATCCCTCGACTGACCGCTCggtccttggtgatggcgcTCTTTGTGTCAATGGGTGGACTGCTCTTTGGTTATGACACTGGCCAGATTTCTGGATTCCAGGAGATGGACAACTACCTGCAACGGTATGGCGAGTTGAAGGCAAATGGAAAGTACGAATTCAGTGACACTCGGTCAGGGCTGATTGTCGGCTTGCTCTCTATTGGAACTTTGATTGGTGCCCTGTGTGCTGCCCCCGTGGCGGACTTCTTGGGCCGGAAATGGTCCATTACAATCTGGTGCATCGTTCTCAACATTGGATTGATCGTTCAGATCTCCTCACCTTCGGGCCACTGGTGGCAGATGGTTGTGGGTCGTTGGGTGACTGGCCTTGGTGTAGGTGGCTGCTCCTTGCTCGTTCCTATGTATCAGGGTGAGAGCGCCCCTCGACACATTCGTGGTGCTATGATCTGTTGCTATCAGCTCTTCGTCACGCTGGGCATCTTCCTCGCCTACTGCATTAACTTGGGCACTCATACCATGGACGGGACAGCCCAGTGGCGCATCACCCTAGGTCTGACATTCCTCTTCGCCTTGATTTTGGGAGGTGGcatggtcttcttccctgagAGTCCCCGCTACGACTTCCGCCATGGGAAGGTCGAGCGGGCCCAGAGCACATTGGCCAAGTTATACGGTGTGCCGGAAAACCACGTGCGGATTCTCGAGGAGCTTGAGGAGATCCGCGAGCAATTTGAAAAGGAGTCCGAAGACCAAGCATGGCACGAGTTCATCACTGCCCCCCGGATGTTCTACCGAATCGCCCTTGGTATGGCCCTGCAGAGTCTGCAGCAGCTCACTGGTGCCAACTACTTTTTCTACTAC GGTACGACTATCTTCCAAGGTGCCGGTATTTCAGACAGCTTCATTACCCAGGTCATCCTAGGCGCTGTTAATTTCGGCACAACCTTCGGAGGACTCTACGTTGTCGAGAACTTTGGTCGGCGCAAGTCTCTCATGGTCGGTGCAGCGTGGATGTTTGTCATGTTCATGATTTTCGCTTCGCTGGGTCATTTTGCGCTCGACGTCAACAATCCCGAGAACACACCCGGTGTAGGCAAAGGCATGATTGTTGTGACCTGCCTCTTCATCGCCGCTTATGCTATGACGTGGGGCCCTATGGTCTGGGCCATTGTTGCCGAGCTGTTCCCGTCCAAGTATCGCGCCAAGGGCATGGCCCTGGCGACCGCCTCGAACTGGGCGTGGAACTTCCTCATCTCGTTCTTTACGCCTTTCATCACCAGCTCGATCGATTTCGCCTACGGTTACGTCTTCGCCGGCTGCCTGCTCGCTGGTATCTTCGTTATTTACTTCTTTGTGATCGAGGGCAAAGGTCGCACCCTCGAGGAACTTGACTACATGTATGTCCACAAAGTTGCTCCCTGGAAGAGCAGCAACTATGAGCTGCCCCACCAGAACTCGGAGTGGCAGCCCGAGGAGGCGCCTCATGGTCGCAAGGAGCAAGAAATGTACCACGCCGAGAACGCCTGA
- a CDS encoding putative mannan endo-1,4-beta-mannosidase F codes for MLYSSAILLLAGLASAQVAEYGQCGGKGWSGSTTCQSPYTCQYQNDWYSQCLPGTGSGGATTTTTTTTTAKTTVTTTSVKSTTTAPTKTTTTTSGPISTSTGFAHTNGLNFTIDGETSYFAGSNSYWIGFLTNNADVDLVMQHLSSSGLRILRVWGFNDVNTIPSAGTVWFQHLAGGSATINTGADGLQRLDYVVSSAEKHGIKLIINFVNNWSDYGGINAYVNAFGGSATTWYTNTAAQTAYKNYIKAVVSRYISSPAVFAWELANEPRCKGCDTSVIYDWVKATSQYIKSLDPKHMVTIGDEGFGLTTESDGSYPFSFSEGLDFSKNLGISTIDFGTFHLYPSSWGTSSDWGNLWVKAHGDACAAAGKPCLFEEYGYPSDHCTIEAAWQKTALNTKGVAADLYWQYGDTLSYGQTSDDGYTIYYGSSDFTCLVTNHVAAI; via the exons ATGTTGTACTCATCGGCGATCTTGCTGTTGGCCGGGCTGGCATCAGCTCAGGTGGCGGAATATGGCCAGTGTGGCGGAAAAGGATGGTCGGGCAGCACAACGTGCCAGTCTCCATACACCTGTCAATACCAGAATGACTGGTACAGTCAATGCTTGCCAG GAACAGGATCGGGTGGCGcgacaaccaccaccacgaccaccaccaccgccaagaCAACGGTGACCACCACATCGGTCAAGTCGACAACGACTGCGCCAACCAAGACGACGACAACCACCTCGGGTCCGATATCAACCTCCACCGGCTTCGCTCACACCAACGGTCTCAACTTCACCATCGATGGCGAGACGAGCTACTTTGCCGGATCCAACTCGTACTGGATTGGCTTCCTGACCAACAATGCCGACGTCGACTTGGTCATGCAACACCTGAGCTCCTCGGGGCTGCGCATTCTGCGCGTCTGGGGATTCAACGATGTCAACACGATCCCCTCCGCCGGCACCGTCTGGTTCCAGCATCTTGCGGGCGGCAGCgccaccatcaacaccggTGCCGATGGCCTGCAGCGTCTTGATTATGTCGTCTCCTCGGCCGAGAAACACGGCATCAAGCTCATCATCAACTTTGTGAACAATTGGTCCGATTACGGTGGTATTAACGCGTACGTCAACGCTTTTGGCGGCAGTGCGACCACCTGGTACACCAACACCGCGGCGCAGACCGCCTACAAAAACTACATCAAGGCTGTGGTTTCGCGGTACATCTCATCTCCGGCCGTCTTTGCGTGGGAGTTGGCCAATGAGCCTCGCTGCAAGGGCTGCGACACCTCCGTCATCTATGACTGGGTCAAGGCGACTAGCCAATATATCAAATCACTCGACCCGAAGCACATGGTCACCATTGGCGATG AGGGATTCGGCCTGACGACCGAGTCTGACGGAAGCTACCCCTTCAGCTTCTCCGAGGGACTGGACTTTTCCAAGAACCTGGGCATCAGTACCATTGACTTTGGAACTTTCCATCTGTACCCATCGAGCT GGGGCACAAGCAGTGACTGGGGCAATCTCTGGGTCAAAGCCCACGGGGACGCCTGTGCTGCGGCGGGTAAGCCCTGCTTGTTTGAGGAGTATGGCTACCCTTCCGACCACTGCACCATCGAGGCGGCCTGGCAGAAGACGGCCCTTAACACCAAGGGTGTCGCTGCTGATCTGTACTGGCAGTACGGAGATACCCTGAGTTACGGTCAAACTTCAGACGATGGATACACGATTTACTACGGATCCAGTGACTTTACCTGCCTGGTGACGAATCATGTCGCTGCGATCTGA